In Alligator mississippiensis isolate rAllMis1 chromosome 10, rAllMis1, whole genome shotgun sequence, one DNA window encodes the following:
- the LOC102575252 gene encoding C-signal isoform X3 — protein sequence MQPQKKELKNLASRHPNLVIVQLEVTDPVSIKAAAARVEGLLKGSGLHLLINNAGIVKKTTLEAETPEYMSQVYATNTTGPLVISQAFLPLLKKAVQESAQKGLSCSKAAIINMSSEAGSIKNVLAWEFGQVVSYRCSKAALNMLTKCQSLAYRELGILCIALHPGWLQTTMGNTGGYQAPMTVDEGVRGIINTLSKLSEKETGAFINWEGNLLPW from the exons ATGCAACCCCAGAAGAAG GAATTAAAGAATTTGGCCTCCAGGCATCCAAACCTGGTGATAGTCCAACTAG AAGTCACTGACCCAGTCAGCATCAAGGCGGCAGCAGCCAGAGTTGAGGGGCTTTTGAAGGGCTCTGGACTGCACCTGCTGATAAACAACGCTGGGATTGTGAAGAAGACTACCCTAGAGGCAGAGACGCCAGAGTACATGTCCCAGGTATACGCCACTAACACGACTGGGCCCCTGGTCATAAGCCAG gCGTTCCTGCCCTTGCTGAAGAAGGCTGTCCAGGAAAGTGCCCAGAAAGGgctaagctgcagcaaggcagccaTTATCAACATGTCCAGTGAAGCTGGCTCCATCAAGAATGTCCTAGCTTGGGAATTTGGGCAAGTTGTCTCCTATCGCTGCAGCAAG GCTGCTCTGAATATGCTCACCAAGTGCCAGTCCTTGGCCTACAGGGAACTGGGGATCCTGTGCATTGCTCTCCACCCTGGCTGGCTGCAGACCACTATGGGGAATACAGGCGGTTACCAG GCCCCAATGACAGTGGATGAAGGTGTGCGAGGAATCATAAACACTCTCTCCAAGCTCTCTGAGAAGGAAACTGGAGCCTTCATCAACTGGGAAGGGAACCTTCTTCCCTGGTGA
- the LOC102575252 gene encoding uncharacterized protein LOC102575252 isoform X2: MAGFNVHSILVTGANRGIGFELVKQFLERSNPPEKIFATCRNPDGAQELKNLASRHPNLVIVQLEVTDPVSIKAAAARVEGLLKGSGLHLLINNAGIVKKTTLEAETPEYMSQVYATNTTGPLVISQAFLPLLKKAVQESAQKGLSCSKAAIINMSSEAGSIKNVLAWEFGQVVSYRCSKAPMTVDEGVRGIINTLSKLSEKETGAFINWEGNLLPW, translated from the exons ATGGCTGGGTTTAATGTCCACAGCATTCTGGTGACTGGAGCCAATCGAGGAATTGGCTTTGAGCTCGTCAAGCAGTTCCTGGAGAGATCAAACCCACCTGAGAAGATCTTTGCTACCTGCCGGAACCCAGATGGAGCACAG GAATTAAAGAATTTGGCCTCCAGGCATCCAAACCTGGTGATAGTCCAACTAG AAGTCACTGACCCAGTCAGCATCAAGGCGGCAGCAGCCAGAGTTGAGGGGCTTTTGAAGGGCTCTGGACTGCACCTGCTGATAAACAACGCTGGGATTGTGAAGAAGACTACCCTAGAGGCAGAGACGCCAGAGTACATGTCCCAGGTATACGCCACTAACACGACTGGGCCCCTGGTCATAAGCCAG gCGTTCCTGCCCTTGCTGAAGAAGGCTGTCCAGGAAAGTGCCCAGAAAGGgctaagctgcagcaaggcagccaTTATCAACATGTCCAGTGAAGCTGGCTCCATCAAGAATGTCCTAGCTTGGGAATTTGGGCAAGTTGTCTCCTATCGCTGCAGCAAG GCCCCAATGACAGTGGATGAAGGTGTGCGAGGAATCATAAACACTCTCTCCAAGCTCTCTGAGAAGGAAACTGGAGCCTTCATCAACTGGGAAGGGAACCTTCTTCCCTGGTGA
- the LOC102575252 gene encoding C-signal isoform X1 yields MAGFNVHSILVTGANRGIGFELVKQFLERSNPPEKIFATCRNPDGAQELKNLASRHPNLVIVQLEVTDPVSIKAAAARVEGLLKGSGLHLLINNAGIVKKTTLEAETPEYMSQVYATNTTGPLVISQAFLPLLKKAVQESAQKGLSCSKAAIINMSSEAGSIKNVLAWEFGQVVSYRCSKAALNMLTKCQSLAYRELGILCIALHPGWLQTTMGNTGGYQAPMTVDEGVRGIINTLSKLSEKETGAFINWEGNLLPW; encoded by the exons ATGGCTGGGTTTAATGTCCACAGCATTCTGGTGACTGGAGCCAATCGAGGAATTGGCTTTGAGCTCGTCAAGCAGTTCCTGGAGAGATCAAACCCACCTGAGAAGATCTTTGCTACCTGCCGGAACCCAGATGGAGCACAG GAATTAAAGAATTTGGCCTCCAGGCATCCAAACCTGGTGATAGTCCAACTAG AAGTCACTGACCCAGTCAGCATCAAGGCGGCAGCAGCCAGAGTTGAGGGGCTTTTGAAGGGCTCTGGACTGCACCTGCTGATAAACAACGCTGGGATTGTGAAGAAGACTACCCTAGAGGCAGAGACGCCAGAGTACATGTCCCAGGTATACGCCACTAACACGACTGGGCCCCTGGTCATAAGCCAG gCGTTCCTGCCCTTGCTGAAGAAGGCTGTCCAGGAAAGTGCCCAGAAAGGgctaagctgcagcaaggcagccaTTATCAACATGTCCAGTGAAGCTGGCTCCATCAAGAATGTCCTAGCTTGGGAATTTGGGCAAGTTGTCTCCTATCGCTGCAGCAAG GCTGCTCTGAATATGCTCACCAAGTGCCAGTCCTTGGCCTACAGGGAACTGGGGATCCTGTGCATTGCTCTCCACCCTGGCTGGCTGCAGACCACTATGGGGAATACAGGCGGTTACCAG GCCCCAATGACAGTGGATGAAGGTGTGCGAGGAATCATAAACACTCTCTCCAAGCTCTCTGAGAAGGAAACTGGAGCCTTCATCAACTGGGAAGGGAACCTTCTTCCCTGGTGA